A single Desulfovibrio piger DNA region contains:
- a CDS encoding SLC13 family permease: MSESSSSSRLLYLLGGPALLLLALALPIFGPIESRFGFGILFWMVWWWITCVVDIKLTCLVPIFVACIYSYMPLGQVLQAYVHREAVLIFGATAITCAWVRWGFARRLALNFLMRVNGSVRAQTAGWFILCGITSFVVGNTTVAAMFAPVAVASLMYAGFNTNEQRWQSKAASNILIAVAWGASVGGMATPLGGGQSVVTYGLLNKYLGQNIYFIDWTLRMVPISLLIIAGVGAMMYFMRTDMERFSGSREFYRQELEKLGPMTYEEKISLYGFALAIILAIIQPLYAPYTKGPQWAWLNPTQLFCIIPLIMLFWPSRSVKGESILSVKALRDHFPITILFMWPASVALSKILSTTGAGAVFGSWITPLVGIDDTLSIVAWTVASNALSQVTSDTAAAGVMVPLAIESMANWRGLAFGAVPWVWVTGSAISWSYAVASATGAQGIVAGYGANLRTMFVWGMIAALISVLLTILYFWFTIVVLGLDFYIMPPV, encoded by the coding sequence ATGTCTGAATCGTCGTCTTCTTCCCGTCTGCTGTATCTTCTGGGAGGGCCCGCGCTGCTGCTGCTTGCCCTGGCCCTGCCCATTTTCGGCCCCATCGAGTCCCGTTTCGGTTTCGGCATCCTGTTCTGGATGGTCTGGTGGTGGATCACCTGCGTGGTGGACATCAAACTGACCTGCCTGGTGCCCATCTTCGTGGCCTGCATCTACAGTTACATGCCGCTGGGCCAGGTGCTGCAGGCCTATGTGCACCGCGAGGCCGTCCTCATCTTCGGCGCCACGGCCATCACCTGCGCCTGGGTGCGCTGGGGCTTTGCCCGCCGCCTGGCCCTGAATTTCCTCATGCGCGTCAACGGCAGCGTGCGCGCCCAGACCGCAGGCTGGTTCATCCTCTGCGGGATCACCTCCTTCGTGGTGGGCAACACCACCGTGGCGGCCATGTTCGCCCCTGTGGCCGTGGCATCGCTGATGTACGCCGGCTTCAACACCAACGAACAGCGCTGGCAGTCCAAGGCGGCGTCCAACATCCTCATCGCCGTGGCCTGGGGCGCCAGTGTGGGCGGCATGGCCACCCCCCTGGGCGGCGGCCAGTCCGTGGTGACCTACGGGCTGCTCAACAAGTATCTTGGCCAGAATATCTATTTCATCGACTGGACCCTGCGCATGGTGCCCATCTCCCTGCTCATCATCGCCGGTGTCGGCGCCATGATGTACTTCATGCGCACGGACATGGAGCGCTTCAGCGGCAGCAGGGAATTCTACCGGCAGGAGCTGGAAAAGCTCGGTCCCATGACCTATGAGGAAAAGATCTCCCTCTACGGCTTCGCGCTGGCCATCATCCTGGCCATCATCCAGCCCCTGTACGCGCCCTACACCAAGGGGCCCCAGTGGGCCTGGCTCAACCCCACCCAGCTGTTCTGCATCATCCCGCTGATCATGCTGTTCTGGCCCTCCCGCAGCGTCAAGGGCGAGAGCATCCTGTCCGTCAAGGCCCTGCGTGACCACTTCCCCATCACCATCCTCTTCATGTGGCCCGCCTCCGTGGCGCTGAGCAAGATCCTCTCCACGACAGGGGCCGGCGCCGTGTTCGGGAGCTGGATCACGCCCCTCGTCGGCATCGACGATACCCTGTCCATCGTGGCCTGGACCGTGGCGTCCAACGCCCTGTCCCAGGTGACCAGCGATACCGCGGCCGCCGGTGTCATGGTGCCCCTGGCCATCGAATCCATGGCCAACTGGCGCGGGCTGGCCTTCGGGGCCGTGCCCTGGGTCTGGGTGACGGGGTCCGCCATCAGCTGGTCGTACGCGGTGGCCTCCGCCACCGGTGCCCAGGGCATCGTGGCCGGTTACGGCGCCAACCTGCGCACCATGTTCGTCTGGGGCATGATCGCGGCGCTCATCTCCGTCCTGCTGACGATCCTCTACTTCTGGTTCACCATCGTGGTCCTCGGCCTGGACTTCTACATCATGCCGCCGGTGTAG
- a CDS encoding sulfite exporter TauE/SafE family protein — protein sequence MIIILLAVALLVGGLIGTVGVGGILLIPALSGLGGLTTHAAMATSLFSFIFTGLLGTWLYCKHGSIHWGITIPVCIGGLVGGYPGALANAIAPAWILNLILGCIIIFAGIYALFPAKGGTITYRPGDGRQRLQLLLIGATVGFGSGLTGVGGPVLSVPLMVILGFTPLTSIATSQVIQITAATSGSISNFANGFVDLHMAFLVTAAELVGVVAGARLAHSVSSGVLKKMVSVVCIIVGAFIFVRALLQA from the coding sequence ATGATCATCATCCTTCTGGCTGTCGCCCTGCTCGTCGGCGGCCTCATCGGCACTGTCGGCGTGGGCGGCATCCTGCTGATCCCCGCCCTGAGCGGCCTTGGCGGCCTGACCACCCATGCGGCCATGGCCACGTCCTTGTTCAGTTTCATCTTTACCGGGCTCCTGGGGACCTGGCTGTACTGCAAGCACGGCAGCATCCACTGGGGCATCACCATCCCCGTCTGCATCGGCGGCCTTGTGGGCGGCTACCCCGGGGCCCTGGCCAACGCCATCGCGCCGGCCTGGATCCTCAACCTCATCCTGGGGTGCATCATCATCTTCGCGGGCATCTATGCCCTGTTCCCGGCCAAAGGCGGCACCATCACCTACCGCCCCGGTGACGGCCGGCAGCGCCTGCAGCTGCTGCTCATCGGCGCCACCGTGGGCTTCGGCTCGGGCCTGACCGGTGTGGGCGGCCCCGTGCTGTCGGTGCCCCTCATGGTCATCCTGGGCTTCACGCCCCTTACCTCCATCGCCACCAGCCAGGTCATCCAGATCACGGCTGCCACTTCCGGCTCCATCAGCAACTTCGCCAACGGCTTCGTCGACCTGCACATGGCCTTCCTGGTCACGGCGGCCGAGCTCGTCGGTGTCGTGGCCGGCGCCAGGCTGGCCCACAGCGTCTCGTCCGGCGTCCTGAAAAAAATGGTTTCTGTCGTCTGCATCATCGTGGGCGCGTTCATCTTCGTCCGTGCGCTTTTGCAGGCCTGA
- a CDS encoding sulfotransferase family protein, with product MPLNLQERPIFMIGAERSGTTLVMALLGCHSRIAVPEVVWYYPRFYPYLHTYGDLSVEANFRTLAQEMVFGLKTPFWGMKVNPRTIVDEVIELAPERSFAGLYAGMHLRFAQYVNKPRWGEKTPHNLYFVGPMHHDFPNAQFIYITRDGRDASVDYMESSFGPTNIYCAAQSWKRCWNAVKEWREPLREKGLWLDVRYEELVREPEKVMRGVCEFLGEDFEEGMFDFYKTDLCKARGASRDHAPLGKPISDKYIGIHKDLLSLRDQRIFAAVAGKELEEAGYTNTVEPEMPSQRMIEKYLEFDGRIRAATLDGFEGHIVFESYNDWLVDQREERRKKGLWDPATAPKVFPAGDPDEEYIIGLRASAKWKKHFSIKRRYVGDVVL from the coding sequence ATGCCTCTCAACCTTCAAGAACGTCCCATTTTCATGATCGGTGCCGAACGTTCCGGCACGACCCTGGTCATGGCCCTGCTGGGCTGCCACTCCCGCATCGCCGTCCCGGAAGTGGTGTGGTACTACCCCCGCTTCTATCCCTACCTGCACACCTACGGCGACCTGTCCGTCGAAGCCAACTTCCGCACCCTGGCCCAGGAGATGGTCTTTGGCCTCAAGACGCCTTTCTGGGGGATGAAGGTCAACCCCCGCACCATCGTCGACGAAGTCATCGAGCTGGCCCCCGAGCGCAGCTTCGCCGGCCTGTACGCGGGCATGCACCTGCGCTTTGCCCAGTATGTGAACAAGCCCCGCTGGGGCGAAAAGACGCCGCACAACCTCTACTTCGTGGGGCCCATGCACCACGACTTCCCCAATGCCCAGTTCATCTACATCACCCGGGACGGCCGTGATGCCAGCGTGGACTACATGGAATCCTCCTTTGGTCCCACCAACATCTATTGCGCCGCCCAGTCCTGGAAGCGCTGCTGGAACGCCGTCAAGGAATGGCGCGAGCCCCTGCGCGAAAAAGGCCTGTGGCTGGATGTGCGCTACGAAGAACTGGTGCGCGAGCCGGAAAAAGTCATGCGCGGCGTCTGCGAGTTCCTGGGCGAGGACTTTGAAGAAGGCATGTTCGACTTCTACAAGACGGACCTGTGCAAGGCCCGCGGCGCTTCCCGCGACCATGCCCCTCTGGGCAAGCCCATCAGCGACAAGTATATCGGTATCCACAAGGATCTGCTGTCCCTGCGCGACCAGCGCATCTTTGCGGCCGTGGCCGGCAAGGAGCTGGAAGAGGCCGGCTACACCAATACGGTGGAGCCCGAGATGCCCAGCCAGCGCATGATCGAAAAATACCTGGAATTCGACGGCCGCATCCGGGCCGCCACCCTGGACGGCTTTGAAGGCCACATCGTCTTCGAAAGCTACAACGACTGGCTGGTGGACCAGCGCGAGGAACGCCGCAAGAAGGGCCTGTGGGATCCCGCCACGGCGCCCAAGGTCTTCCCCGCCGGCGACCCCGACGAAGAATACATCATCGGCCTGCGCGCGTCCGCCAAGTGGAAGAAGCATTTCTCCATCAAGCGCCGCTATGTCGGTGATGTCGTCCTTTAA
- a CDS encoding TolC family protein: MLTKSFASFRGRGVRHLGAAVLCVVLLGSPQAGFAASAGRQDAVARQPVYTGQRSAETADRPVAGRSIGMSEAVEHALRFNPGLGAQEAESRSSEEGRKSARGAFGPRLGLTYSATKTESKRDPSATMGTRNPKMGVYSWGVEVTQPIFQGFRLLSTYQKAALQADSDKASLRKAELDMTEQVQTAFLEYLKAGENTRSMRDSLTRLREQLRIAQAYFEVGLSPRLDVLQAEVDVSEAERLLIEAENTQATTLARLNTLLGFDATAVNTYTGTLREVAFRYTLEQCLELAYRQRPDLYVAQKAVEIARKSQKEVQSDYYPQIEGYYSMTQSGNTPGMQRSGENGSHVTNWEVGAQATWNVFEWGTTYYADKQAGWQVTKMRYEQENLKLEVGYDIKSKYLAVQEARKRIAVALNSVAQATEAYNVALARYHEHVGTNFDVLDASANLTSAQSSLTGAKADYLTALSQIYVAMGEYHPDLLREGGAARRK, from the coding sequence ATGTTGACGAAAAGCTTTGCTTCCTTCCGGGGGCGCGGTGTCCGGCATCTGGGCGCGGCGGTCTTGTGCGTGGTCTTGCTGGGATCCCCCCAGGCTGGTTTCGCTGCGTCTGCCGGCCGGCAGGATGCCGTTGCCCGGCAGCCCGTCTATACCGGCCAGCGCTCCGCGGAGACGGCGGACAGGCCCGTGGCGGGCCGGAGCATCGGCATGTCCGAGGCCGTGGAGCACGCCCTGCGCTTCAACCCCGGGCTGGGGGCGCAGGAAGCCGAGAGCCGTTCCTCCGAAGAGGGACGGAAATCCGCGCGCGGCGCCTTCGGGCCGCGCCTGGGGCTGACCTATTCCGCCACCAAGACCGAGAGCAAGCGCGATCCTTCCGCCACCATGGGCACCAGGAATCCCAAGATGGGCGTCTACAGCTGGGGGGTGGAAGTGACCCAGCCCATCTTCCAGGGCTTCCGCCTGCTCTCCACCTATCAGAAGGCCGCCCTGCAGGCCGACAGCGACAAGGCCTCGCTGCGCAAGGCCGAGCTGGACATGACCGAGCAGGTGCAGACGGCGTTCCTGGAATACCTGAAAGCCGGCGAGAACACCCGCAGCATGCGCGACAGCCTGACCCGCCTGCGCGAACAGCTGCGCATCGCCCAGGCCTATTTCGAGGTGGGCCTGAGCCCCCGCCTGGACGTGCTCCAGGCCGAGGTGGACGTGAGCGAGGCCGAGCGCCTGCTCATCGAGGCCGAGAACACCCAGGCCACCACCCTGGCCAGGCTCAACACCCTGCTGGGCTTCGATGCCACGGCCGTCAACACCTACACCGGCACGCTCAGGGAAGTGGCCTTCCGCTATACGCTGGAGCAGTGTCTTGAGCTGGCCTACCGCCAGCGCCCCGACCTGTATGTGGCCCAGAAGGCCGTGGAGATAGCCCGCAAGAGCCAGAAGGAAGTGCAGAGCGACTACTATCCCCAGATCGAGGGCTATTACAGCATGACCCAGAGCGGCAACACGCCCGGCATGCAGCGTTCCGGCGAGAACGGCTCGCACGTCACCAACTGGGAAGTGGGGGCGCAGGCCACCTGGAACGTGTTCGAATGGGGCACCACCTACTACGCCGACAAGCAGGCCGGCTGGCAGGTGACCAAGATGCGTTACGAACAGGAGAACCTCAAGCTGGAAGTGGGCTACGACATCAAGTCCAAGTATCTGGCCGTGCAGGAGGCCCGCAAACGCATCGCCGTGGCCCTGAACAGCGTGGCCCAGGCCACGGAGGCCTATAACGTGGCCCTGGCCCGGTACCACGAGCATGTGGGCACCAACTTCGACGTGCTGGATGCCTCGGCCAACCTCACCTCGGCCCAGTCCTCGCTGACCGGCGCCAAGGCCGACTACCTGACGGCCCTTTCCCAGATCTATGTAGCCATGGGCGAATATCATCCCGACCTGCTCCGGGAAGGTGGCGCCGCCAGAAGAAAATAA